In Antechinus flavipes isolate AdamAnt ecotype Samford, QLD, Australia chromosome 3, AdamAnt_v2, whole genome shotgun sequence, a genomic segment contains:
- the ZBTB45 gene encoding zinc finger and BTB domain-containing protein 45 → MAASAAATATASASASAAAAEAVHYIHLQNFSRSLLETLNGQRLGGHFCDVTVRIREASLRAHRCVLAAGSPFFQDKLLLGHSEILVPPVVPAQTVRQLVEFLYSGSLVVAQSEALQVLTAASILQIKTVIDECTQIISQARGAGSRGPEDGAPGPAAAASAELCAPGPGSGGPGPGGAEVRYKLRDLLSAQQQRAVAATATATDAGPHGCHSRKQRQPVRLQLLEPLAVVIKDEEGETSPTRVASAGLGGPEGVREGSGPGDGAEEEEDDDEDEDEDGAEEEEAGGGGCFSQCGGGFFSEGLKEPRKDPPAAVPDLPPSETPGGRDYFGAASEEVFPESFIPVWPNEEVAEGGPRDAAPAALESPSQAPARPDCSLGPPPNSGFGPRPPEPRTLGFPGPTASAVKGAGAPGLFPFHLPAPPPGPPQPPPFFSPLQAEGSAGGGGGVSAASASAAAGLGGLGPIQIQHNEGPGPPAPPGTGPRPPELPSYECSHCQKTFSSRKNYTKHMFIHSGEKPHQCSVCWRSFSLRDYLLKHMVTHTGVRAFQCSVCCKRFTQKSSLNVHMRTHRPERVPCPLCAKVFSHRTLLERHLSSHPAP, encoded by the exons ATGGCAGCCTCGGCGGCGGCCACGGCCACAGCGTCGGCCTCGGCCTCGGCGGCGGCGGCAGAGGCAGTACACTACATCCACCTGCAGAACTTCTCGCGCTCCCTGTTGGAGACCCTGAACGGGCAGCGGCTAGGTGGGCACTTCTGCGACGTGACTGTGCGCATCCGGGAGGCCTCGCTGCGGGCGCACCGCTGCGTGCTGGCGGCCGGCTCTCCCTTCTTCCAGGACAAGCTGCTGCTGGGCCACTCGGAGATCCTGGTGCCGCCCGTGGTGCCGGCGCAGACCGTGCGCCAGCTGGTCGAGTTCCTGTACAGCGGCTCCCTCGTGGTGGCGCAGAGCGAGGCGCTGCAGGTGCTCACGGCGGCCTCCATCCTGCAGATCAAGACCGTCATCGACGAGTGCACCCAGATCATTTCGCAGGCACGCGGAGCCGGCTCGCGGGGGCCGGAGGATGGGGCCCCGGGGCCTGCTGCTGCCGCCTCAGCCGAGCTCTGCGCGCCCGGGCCGGGGTCGGGGGGGCCGGGGCCCGGGGGGGCTGAGGTCCGCTACAAGCTCCGAGACCTGCTCTCCGCGCAGCAGCAGCGGGCGGTGGCGGCCACGGCCACGGCCACGGACGCCGGGCCCCACGGCTGTCACAGCCGCAAGCAGAGGCAGCCCGTTCGCCTGCAGCTGCTGGAGCCTCTGGCCGTGGTGATCAAGGACGAAGAGGGAGAAACCTCGCCCACGCGCGTGGCCTCTGCGGGGTTGGGAGGTCCGGAAGGGGTCCGAGAAGGCTCGGGCCCGGGAGATGGGgcggaggaggaagaggatgacgACGAGGACGAGGACGAGGATGGGGCCGAGGAAGAGGAGGCCGGCGGGGGGGGCTGCTTTAGCCAGTGTGGGGGAGGCTTCTTCAGCGAGGGTCTCAAAGAGCCCCGGAAAGACCCCCCAGCCGCGGTGCCAGATTTGCCCCCCTCGGAAACCCCTGGGGGGAGAGACTATTTTGGCGCGGCCTCGGAAGAGGTGTTCCCAGAGAGCTTTATCCCCGTGTGGCCCAACGAGGAGGTGGCTGAGGGGGGACCCCGGGATGCGGCTCCTGCGGCTCTAGAGAGCCCATCCCAGGCTCCTGCCCGGCCCGACTGCAGCCTGGGGCCTCCTCCTAATTCAGGCTTCGGACCTCGACCTCCTGAGCCCCGAACCCTGGGCTTTCCCGGGCCCACAGCCTCTGCCGTGAAGGGGGCGGGGGCTCctggtctctttccctttcaccTGCCAGCTCCACCCCCGGGACCTCCCCAGCCTCCGCCCTTCTTCAGTCCCCTCCAGGCAGAAGGCTCTGCAGGGGGAGGCGGGGGAGTCTCCGCCGCCTCCGCTTCGGCAGCTGCTGGACTGGGGGGATTGGGCCCCATTCAGATCCAGCATAATGAAGGTCCTGGTCCACCCGCGCCCCCCGGCACGGGGCCCCGGCCCCCAGAGCTGCCTTCCTACGAGTGCAGTCACTGTCAGAAAACTTTCAGCTCACGCAAGAACTACACGAAGCACATGTTTATTCACTCAG GGGAGAAGCCCCACCAGTGCTCGGTGTGCTGGCGCTCCTTCTCGCTCCGAGATTACCTCCTCAAGCACATGGTCACCCACACGGGGGTCCGGGCCTTCCAGTGTTCCGTCTGCTGCAAGCGCTTCACTCAGAAGAGTTCGCTCAACGTGCACATGCGCACGCACCGGCCCGAGCGCGTCCCCTGCCCTCTATGTGCCAAGGTCTTCTCCCACCGTACGCTCCTGGAACGGCACCTCAGTTCCCACCCTGCCCCCTGA